In the Variovorax sp. S12S4 genome, one interval contains:
- a CDS encoding DMT family transporter — protein sequence MPSFTPRQFVLLVLLTLAWGLNWPVMKIGVADYLPLAFRVISIWLGLPVLGLALVWMKVPFRVPRSAWPELVWLGATNMFVWHASIILAVKALSGGRAAILGYTMPVFSAVIGAVLFSAVLTRRAWIGVGACAVGVGLLLWHELTDFAGRPGYVALALAAAATWALGTQLLRHTRIGLPTLTLSFWMTAMTAVVMTVLTLLFERDQWRWPGPVTWGSILYNAVLIFGFAHAAWFYLARGLPPVASTLSVMFIPVLGVFSGAVWLGEVVHWQDWVAVALMMVAIASVLWPSRSAAKT from the coding sequence ATGCCTTCCTTCACGCCGCGCCAGTTCGTCCTGCTTGTTCTCCTGACTCTTGCATGGGGCCTGAACTGGCCCGTGATGAAAATCGGCGTGGCGGACTATCTGCCGCTCGCGTTCCGCGTCATTTCCATCTGGCTCGGCCTGCCGGTACTGGGCCTCGCGCTGGTGTGGATGAAGGTGCCCTTTCGCGTGCCGCGAAGCGCATGGCCCGAACTGGTGTGGCTGGGCGCCACCAACATGTTCGTCTGGCATGCCTCAATCATTCTTGCGGTGAAGGCGCTCTCTGGCGGGCGCGCGGCAATCCTCGGCTACACGATGCCGGTGTTCTCGGCGGTGATCGGCGCCGTGCTGTTCTCTGCCGTGCTCACACGGCGTGCATGGATCGGCGTGGGTGCCTGCGCCGTGGGCGTGGGGCTCTTGCTGTGGCACGAGCTCACCGACTTTGCAGGACGGCCCGGCTACGTGGCACTCGCACTGGCGGCTGCCGCAACATGGGCGTTAGGCACGCAGCTGCTGCGGCACACGCGCATCGGGCTTCCCACGCTCACGCTGTCTTTCTGGATGACGGCGATGACGGCCGTCGTGATGACGGTGCTGACGCTGCTCTTCGAGCGCGACCAGTGGCGCTGGCCCGGCCCCGTGACCTGGGGTTCGATTCTCTACAACGCGGTGCTGATCTTCGGCTTTGCACACGCGGCGTGGTTCTACCTGGCGCGCGGCCTTCCGCCGGTGGCATCGACGCTGAGCGTGATGTTCATTCCCGTGCTCGGCGTGTTCAGCGGCGCGGTGTGGCTCGGCGAGGTCGTCCACTGGCAGGACTGGGTGGCCGTCGCGCTGATGATGGTGGCGATTGCCTCGGTGCTCTGGCC